In a single window of the Osmerus eperlanus chromosome 4, fOsmEpe2.1, whole genome shotgun sequence genome:
- the LOC134018337 gene encoding uncharacterized protein LOC134018337 isoform X2 has product MYAQGIVAFFPYLEDPYSQHGYEHYYDPESGSGYLAWRLKTIQRKIAEEKGASESKSPKTGGPGHGRQPITSDQVPTDKEVEAAIAVLRYSADEDTIREKMKTTFVYRQAMVNNADKSADVFLVFPRFLDTAGLIEQDFRHVFGEATANTFLEKWPTTFKEKVMKESQGLVPTTELLDLMRNAESAVETENGWDCDISAILLLLHLLPPAAQGRKRPGKMSASQAADKIIRFQKVGTSVQQHLDGITQSSQPYLLALGSTRSCIHSYFIVVDKHALPCKATGSVGAFDKLFKAHFVFGTSYSPCLNNFFTNNHLQH; this is encoded by the exons ATGTATGCACAGGGGATTGTTGCATTCTTTCCTTATCTGGAAGACCCATATTCACAACATGGATAT GAACATTACTACGATCCAGAGAGTGGGTCTGGATACCTGGCATGGCGTTTGAAGACCATACAAAGAAAAATCGCTGAAGAAAAAGGGGCCTCAGAAAGCAAATCCCCCAAAA CTGGTGGGCCAGGCCATGGTAGACAACCTATCACCAGTGACCAAGTACCAACTGACAAAGAGGTGGAAGCAGCCATTGCTGTTTTGAGATACTCTGCTGATGAAGACACAATCCGTGAGAAGATGAAAACTACTTTTGTGTATCGCCAAGCAATGGTCAATAATGCAGACAAGTCAGCAGATGTATTTTTGGTCTTCCCACGGTTTTTGGACACAGCAGGACTG ATAGAACAAGACTTCAGACATGTGTTTGGTGAGGCCACAGCCAACACATTCCTGGAGAAGTGGCCAACCACTTTCAAAGAAAAGGTGATGAAGGAAAGCCAGGGACTCGTACCCACCACAGAACTCTTGGATTTGATGCGCAATGCTGAGTCAGCTGTGGAGACTGAGAATG GCTGGGACTGTGACATATCTGCCATCCTGCTGCTGCTACATTTGCTACCACCAGCTGCACAAGGGCGAAAGAGGCCAGGAAAGATGTCTGCATCTCAAGCAGCAGATAAGATCATCAGATTTCAAAAG GTTGGAACCAGTGTGCAGCAGCATCTAGATGGCATCACCCAAAGCAGTCAGCCCTACCTTCTTGCCCTTGGATCTACAAGGAGCTGCATCCACTCCTACTTCATTGTGGTCGACAAGCATGCGCTACCATGCAAAGCGACAGGTTCAGTGGGAGCCTTTGACAAACTCTTTAAGGCCCATTTCGTCTTTGGTACGTCATACAGTCCTTGCCTGAACAACTTTTTCACAAACAACCATCTACAACATTGA
- the LOC134018337 gene encoding uncharacterized protein LOC134018337 isoform X1, producing MFQFYLHCSQFFLSQHVAELLQSSGTGNSRLGDICDGSFVKNHPLFSTERHTVQIQMFYDDFEVANPLGSKRGIHKLGGIYFTLRNFSPKWNSCLANIHLCALFHVQDLKRYSFSEILAPIVRDIKVLESDGIEIPLYSGRVRGSVVQVTGDNLGLHGLFGLVESFNARYCCRFCLAEKDDFQTEFSEDCSKIVLRTKENYTAHCQEMTRNPSLLYVFGVKRPCLLNSLKYFHTTENFSVDVMHDVLEGVAQYELKLLFLYLKEKHLTLGELHLRIQSFDYGFMERNNKPVAVNLCEGSNDLGLNAVQSWCLLKNVALIFGDLVTSTDQHWELLLLLLQIVDIIFSPMLSQGLCVYLKHLIVEHHKLFKLLFPQKKLLPKHHFLIHYPRCIQKIGPVLHSWCMRYEGKHNFFKKQIKSFKNVTKTLAKKHQNYMAHHWQSSTTFNCLDIGPGKMVSLNMVKGGCEIAMAMQVPSSTQVLKVHWAKYHGYVYRPHLVICGKIESEIPQFFFIESVVIMHERLLSLTLPLATVAFQEHFHAYEVTRSKHGFLYFYVENLLYHRPFDIQMSYGTNDTALFVVPYCFLW from the coding sequence ATGTTCCAATTTTATCTACATTGCAgtcaattttttttaagtcAACATGTTGCAGAACTGTTGCAAAGCTCAGGAACTGGCAACTCAAGACTTGGAGATATTTGTGATGGTTCATTTGTTAAGAACCACCCACTGTTCTCCACAGAAAGGCACACTGTGCAGATCCAGATGTTTTATGATGATTTTGAGGTTGCAAACCCTCTGGGCTCCAAGCGAGGTATTCATAAATTGGGTGGTATATATTTTACTTTAAGGAACTTCTCTCCAAAATGGAATTCTTGTTTGGCTAATATCCACCTGTGTGCCTTGTTTCATGTTCAAGATCTGAAACGGTATAGTTTTAGTGAAATTCTTGCTCCTATTGTTCGAGATATTAAAGTTTTGGAGAGTGATGGGATTGAGATTCCTTTATACAGTGGTCGTGTACGTGGCAGTGTAGTACAGGTTACTGGCGATAATCTGGGTTTACATGGTTTGTTTGGTCTGGTGGAATCTTTTAACGCAAGGTACTGTTGTAGGTTTTGTTTAGCAGAAAAAGATGACTTTCAGACAGAATTCTCTGAAGATTGTTCCAAGATAGTGTTGCGTACCAAAGAAAACTATACTGCTCACTGTCAAGAAATGACCAGGAATCCATCTCTTCTTTATGTTTTTGGTGTGAAAAGACCATGTTTATTGAACTCCTTAAAGTATTTTCACACAACAGAGAACTTTTCAGTTGATGTGATGCATGATGTGTTAGAAGGGGTGGCCCAGTACGAATTGAAgttgttatttttgtatttgaagGAAAAGCATTTAACATTAGGAGAATTGCATTTAAGAATACAAAGTTTTGATTATGGATTCATGGAGAGAAACAATAAACCAGTGGCTGTGAATTTATGTGAAGGATCAAATGATCTGGGACTGAATGCAGTTCAGTCATGGTGCCTTCTGAAGAATGTTGCTCTTATCTTTGGAGATTTGGTAACTTCTACTGACCAACACTGGGAACTACTTCTTTTGTTACTTCAAATAGTAGACATTATATTCTCTCCCATGTTATCTCAAGGTTTATGCGTTTACTTAAAACATTTGATTGTGGAACACCATAAACTGTTCAAACTGTTGTTTCCTCAGAAGAAACTTTTACCAAAGCACCATTTTCTTATCCATTATCCCCGCTGCATACAAAAAATTGGACCTGTACTTCATAGTTGGTGTATGCGGTATGAAGGCAAGCATAATTTTTTCAAAAAACAAATTAAATCGTTTAAAAATGTTACTAAAACATTGGCAAAAAAACATCAGAATTATATGGCACACCATTGGCAGTCTTCAACAACTTTTAATTGCTTAGACATAGGTCCAGGGAAAATGGTGTCTTTAAACATGGTAAAAGGAGGTTGTGAAATTGCTATGGCAATGCAGGTGCCCAGTAGCACTCAGGTTCTTAAAGTGCATTGGGCTAAATATCACGGGTATGTTTATCGCCCACATCTGGTTATCTGTGGAAAAATAGAATCTGAAATacctcagtttttttttattgaatctGTTGTGATAATGCATGAAAGATTGTTATCGCTCACTCTGCCTTTAGCTACTGTAGCTTTTCAGGAACATTTTCATGCATATGAAGTGACCAGGTCAAAACATGGTTTTCTTTACTTTTATGTTGAAAACTTGCTTTATCATAGGCCCTTTGACATACAAATGTCATATGGAACAAACGACACAGCTCTATTTGTGGTTCCATATTGCTTTCTCTGGTGA